The genomic stretch CGGCGATCGGGCTCCGGTTGATGATGTCCCGCCGCTCGGCGTCGGTCAGCGGCCCGATCCGCGACGAGGGCGGCCGGATCAGCGTGCGCTCGACCATGGACGGAGCGCCCTTACCCTCCAGCGTCGAGACGAGCGCCTCGCCGGTGCCCAGTGCGGTGATCGCCTCCTGCGTGTCGAAGGCCGGATTGGTGCGGAAGGTATCGGCCGCTGTCTTCACGGCCTTCTGCTCGCGCGGCGTATAGGCGCGCAGCGCATGCTGTACCCGGTTGCCGAGCTGCGCCAGCACCGCCTCCGGCACGTCGAGCGGGTTCTGCGTCACGAAATAGACCCCGACGCCCTTGGAGCGGATCAGCCGTACCACCTGCTCGACCCGCTCGATCAGAACCTTGGGGGCTTCGTCAAAGAGCAGGTGCGCCTCGTCGAAGAAGAAGACGAGCCTCGGCTTGTCCGGATCGCCGATTTCCGGCAGTTCCTCGAAAAGTTCAGAGAGCAGCCACAGCAGGAAGGTCGCGTAGAGCCGCGGATTGTTCATCAGCTTGTCGGCGGCGAGCACGCTGATCATGCCGCGCCCGTCCTGCGTCGTGCGCATCAGGTCGCGAATGTCGAGTGCAGGCTCTCCGAAGAAGTATTCCGCGCCCTGTTGCTCGAGCACCAGGAGAGCCCGCTGCAGCGAGCCCACCGAGGCCTTGGAGACGAAGCCGTAGCGGGTGGAGATCTCCCCGGCGTGCTCACCCATGTAGTTGAGGAGCGCCTGCAGGTCCTTGAGATCGAGCAGTGCCATCCCGCCTTCGTCGGCGATCTTGAAGGCGATGTTCAGCACGCCCTCCTGCGCCTCGGTGGCGTTCATCAGGCGAGCCAGAAGGAGCGGCCCCATTTCCGCGACCGTGCTGCGCACGCGATGCCCCTTCTCCCCATAGAGGTCGAGAAAGATCACCGGCGAGGCGGCGAATTCGTAGTCGGAGAACTGGATCTGCTCGGCGCGCTTCAGGAGGAAGTCCTTCTCCTCGCCGGCTGCGGCAATGCCGGAAAGGTCTCCCTTGATGTCGGAGCAGAATACCGGGACGCCGGCATTGGAGAAACTCTCGGCGAGGATCTGCAGCGTCACCGTTTTGCCCGTTCCCGTCGCCCCGGTGATCAGGCCGTGCCGGTTGCCGAACTTCAGCTCCAGATATTCAGGGTTGTTGAAGGAGTCATCGGGATTCCGGCTGCCGCCGAGAAACAGTTTTCCCTCTTCGATCATGCAACTGGCGCTCCCTCGCAGCGTTACGGCTCAAAGGGTTATAGAGGCAGCCGAAGTGCCCGGCAACGGTCGCGCCGGCTGGCTTCGGCCAGCCTTGATGTATAGGGAGCGACTAGATGCAGGAGGACGTGATGGAGGCGGAGAGGCGTGAGCCGGGACGAGGCCGCGAGGCCGAAACGCCCCAACAGATACCGGCCAAGGGCATGAAGGATGTCTTCTGGCGCCTCTATGCAGCCATCAACGAGGATCGCGTCATGCTGGTGGCGGCGGGTGTGACCTACTACCTCCTGCTGGCGCTGTTCCCGGCCATGGCGGCACTGGTCTCGCTCTACGGCTTCTTTGCCAGCCCCAGCCAGATAGCCGAACGGATCCAGTTCCTGGGCGCCGTCATGCCGGCGGATGCGCTGAACATCTTCCTGGAACAGTTGCGTTCGCTCGCGTCTCAGGACAGCTCCTCCCTGAGCCTGGGCTTGATCGCGGGTCTCGGCATTGCCCTGTGGAGCACCAACAATGGGATGAAGGCGCTATTTCAGGCGATGAATGTTGCCTATGAGGAGGAGGAGAAGCGCAGCTTCCTGAAGCTCACCGGGATCTCGCTTCTGTTTACGCTCGGGACACTCATCCTGGTTGTTGTGCTGATTGTCGCGGTGGGTGTCGTGCCGGCGGTTCTTTCCTTCCTGTCCCTCGGCAGTTGGGCCGAGACGCTGATCAACACGCTCCGCTGGCCGGTCCTGCTTCTCATTATCATGGCCGGAATCACCTTGCTCTACCGCTACGGGCCAAGTCGCGAAGATGCTCGGCTTCGCTGGCTCAGCTGGGGCGTCATCTTTGCGACCGTGTCCTGGCTTCTCGCTGCCGTCGCCGTGTCCTTCTATCTGTCCAACTTTGCCGACTACAACGCCACCTACGGCACTCTGGGCGCCCTGATCGGCTTCATGGTATGGACATGGGTATCAGTGATTATCCTGATCATCGGTGCGGAACTGAATGCCGAGCTCGAGCATCAGACGGCGCAGGATTCCACGACCGGGCCTGAACAGCCGATGGGCAAGAGAGGCGCCTATATGGCTGACCACGTTGGCAAAGCCTCTTCCTGATCGAGATCGGCTGATCGGCGCCGGGATCTGCGCAATTGGCTCTGGACGCCGAGCGAGGTTCCGTATTACCTTGACGTCAACGTCAAACACTCGAGGAGAAAGACTGATGAACGAACTCGTCACGCGCGTGGCCGACAATGTCGGCATCACTCCGGACACGGCCGAGAAGGCCGTCGGCATGATGCTCGGCTTTCTGCAGCGCGAAGCCGACGACGGCGCGGTCGCTCGGATGATCGAAGCCATTCCCGGTGCCCCGGAACTGGTCGCCAAGTTCAACGGCGAGGGGCAGGGCGGCGGTGGCCTGCTCGGCGGCCTGATGGCGAGCTTCGGCGGCGGAGTGATGGCGCTCGGCCAGCAGCTCATGGGCCTCGGCCTCGGCATGGGCGAGATCACCTCGCTTGCCAAGGAAACCATCAAGGTCGCCCGTGAACACGCGGGCGACGAGACGGTCGATACCGTGGTTGCCTCCGTCCCGGGCCTCAGCCAGTTCGTCTGATCCGATACTGCTTTCAAACGTAGAAAAGCCGCCGGCACCCCCGGCGGCTTTTCTCTTGGCTCAATCCCATTCCGGCGCCAGATGGCCCGGGTTGACGATACGGCCGTCGGGGCGGGCGAGCTTGTGGATCTCTGCCATCTCGCCGTCGCCGAGGGCGAAGTCGAAGATGTCGAAATTCTCCCTGAGCCGGCTCTCCGTCGCGGTCTTCGACAGGGCAATCACGTCCTTCTGCTGTACGGCCCAGCGCAGAGCCACCTGGGCCGCCGTCTTGCCGTGCCGGGCGCCGATGTCGCGCAGCGCCGGGTCATGCGGCACCTTGCTGTCGGCCATTAGGTAATAGGCAGTGATCGACATCCCCGTCTTTCGAGCCTCGCCAATCACCTTGGTCTGGTCGAGATAGGGGTGGTACTCGATCTGGTTGGTGACGATGGGCGCGTCCGAGAGCCGGATCGCCTCGGCCATCAGCGCAGTCGAGAAGTTCGAAATACCGATATTCCTGACTTTGCCGGCCCGGCGCAGCTCGTTCAGTGCGCCGATCCGGTCGGTGAGCGGCATCTCGCTTTGCGGCCAGTGGAGGAGGAGAAGGTTCACATAGTCCGTCTTCAGCTTCGCGAGGCTTTCGTCCACGGAGGTAATGAAGGCGTCGTGCCCCACGCGGTCGACCCAGACCTTCGTTGTCAGGAAGATGTCGGCGCGCGGAATGCCGGAAGAATGGAGCACATCGCCGACGGCCGCCTCGTTCTTGTAGATCTGCGCGGTGTCGACATGGCGGAAACCGATCCTCAAGGCTTCCGGCAGGATCCGGTGCACGTCCTCCTCCGGCATGCGGAAGGTCCCGAAGCCGAGGGCGGGGATGTTGGCGCCGTTTGCGCTCACTGAATGCATGGAAGTACTCCTTTGGTGCGCCCGTCGGACCCGGGCGGAAATGCGGCTCCTTCTACATGGGCCGCAGGCGGATCGCTTCAACTGCAGCCGTCCCTTCGAGGGGAGGGACATTTGGAGATTTTCCGACAGCAGGAAGGGGTATATAAACCGATTCAAATCATTGCCGGCAGGGCGACCCGCCTGCCCATTTCGAATATTGATAGGGACGGCGCCTGCAGTTTGCAGGGGATGCCAGTGGCATCGGATCCGTCGGAGAAAAGCCCATGACGGAAACGCCATTTCAACTGGTTGGAAGCCTGCGCGCGCAAGCCCATTCTTCCAATGCTCCTCCAGCTGCCGATGCGACCGCCGAGACCGACGCCCTGCGGGAGCGATGCGAGGCGCTCGAACGGGAGAATGCGGAACTGCGCCGGCAGGCCGCGCGGGGAGACGCCATGCTTCAGGCCGCCTCGTCCTTCCTTGAAGCCTATGGCCGCAAGTACAAGAATCTGGCCGGCGGCGGCATTCGCCCGACCGCAATCCTTCTCAACGAAGTGAAGGTGATGTGGGCGGTCCACAACGACTTTCGCACCTTGACCGAAAGCGAGTTCTGAACCGGTGACACTCCGGCCTTAGAGAACCAGCCTGTAGAGCATGTAGATGGTTCCGCCCGCAAGGATTGCGGCCAGGAAGGCCAGCAGGCCGTCGCGCACCATGAGGGCGAGGCCGAACAGGCCGATCGCGCCCATCGGCAAGGTGCTGCCGAAGGGAATGAGTTCCAGCGGCGGGACTGCGGCGGCAAGCAGCAGGCATGCCGCTGCAATGACCTGAATGGCAGGAGGCCGGGTAATCCAGCGCAGGCGCGGCTTCAGCACCTTGTCGATCCACCGCGCAGGCGGCCGCAGGAAGTTCAGCCCGTCCTTCAGCTTGTCTCCCGGCATCTTGCGGTTCTCCACAAAGTCCGGCAGCCAGAGGTGCTTCATCCCAAAGGCGATCTGCAGCGAGAACAGGCTGACAATAGCGGCTAGCGCCGTCGGCACACCGGGGATCCCGCCGACGGGGCTGAGTTCGATCAGCGAGGGGATGACCAGGAACGGGCCGAAGCTGCGTTCGCCGATCTCCTCGCGGATCTGGTGGACGGACACCTTGTCATGCCGTTTTCCCAGGTGGCTGAGGCTCTGCACCAGATGTGAGAGACCTTCGCCGGCCTGACCGCCTCCGCTGGTCGGACCCGCATCGACTTGGTCGGTTGTCGAGCGCGTAGTCATCTCGCCTCCGAATGCTCGGCATGCAGGAGGGCGGTGCGCGGAAATTTTCGGCGCAGGAGCTTCGGCGTCCGATAGCGCAGACCCGCCGGCCGTTCCGGATCGGCAAGGTCGGATTCGGCCATCAGCTCCTCGTCGGGCGTCAGCTCCCGCATCGGGATTGGCCGAAGACCGCGCCCGCTCTCCCGGTTCAGTATTTCGATGGCCCGGATCAATGAGCCGTCTGCACGTTGCAGGCCTGCCTCCACCTCTTCGATCGGGCGCCCGAGATGTTCGGCCAGTAGCGCGTTCCGCTCCTCCAGAATCGCAGCGTGAAGATCCGGCTGGTCTTCGCCGGCCTCGAGGATCAGGTCGCATTCCGTATCGTACCCCATGGACCGGTTGTTGAGGTTGGCAGAGCCGATCTTCAGAATCCGGTTGTCGGCGATCATCAGCTTCGCATGCACATAGATCGGTGTGCCGGCGGCGTTGACTGGATGGTAGATGCGGAACCTGTCGTGGATATCCGCCTCGTGGACCAGTTTCATCAACCGCACTCTCGCTGAATCCATCGCCTTCGCTTCCAGCCAGCCGTCCGCTCCTTTGGGGTTGATGAGAACCACTTCCGGACCGTCCGGCTCCCTCAGCCGCTTTGCGATCGCCTCTGCGATGCGGCGGGACGCGAAGTACTGGCTTTCGATGTAGAGGGTTTTGCGGGCCGCGGCGATGATGGCGAGCTTGGCAGTCTCGATCTCGACCACCTGTTTGCGCTCCCCATATTCCGGTGCCGTGCGGGCGATCCCGACGTCGACCTCCCGGTACTCCACGGGCAGATCGTCCGGCCAGGGGTCCCAAGATTGATCGGGGTTCTCCGGCTTCGGCAGTTCCTCGCCCGTGGCGAGCTGCCAGCGCTGCCGTGCAAGATCCGCCAGCGCTGCAGCGGCGGGGCCGGAACAGCAGCTCGTCGCGTCGTGCCAGGGATCTTCGGCAAACCCGAAGGGGGAGCGTCGCGCCGGGTCCTTCTCCTTGTGGTCCCTGGTATCCCACCGCCCGATCGTCATGTCGATACCGCCGCAGAAGGCCACCTTGTCGTCGACGACGAGAAGCTTCATGTGGTGCGCCGACAAGGCCGGATGCGCGCCATCCAGTTTCAGATGGATGCGGCTGTTGAACAGCCAGCGCAGGATGTAGAAGGGGGTCTCGCCACGGGTCAGGGAGGCGATCAGGCCCACATCCCATTTGAGGATGCGGATGTCGATCTCCTCGTTCCGGCGCGCCAGTGAATTGAGGAAGCGGCCGAGCTTGTCCGGCCTTTGTGCCTCCGGATTGCCCGGCTCCAGCCGGATGCGCGTATCGAAGTCCCAGCCGATCAGGTAGATCGACCGCTTCGCCTTCAACATCGCCTGCTTGGCATACCGGAAGAAATCGGCCGCATCGACGATAACCGAGAAACGGTCGGCCCGCGCCACGCGCCAGCAGCTTTCGCCCTCCGCCAAAATCGACGCCATCTCTTGCCTTGCCCCACTGTCAGTTTCTGCCTGGAGGCGCCGATCAGGCGGCACCGGTTCTGGAACGATTCAGGCCGGACGCGGTTCCGTCAGCGACGAAGAAGGGACGATCCATGCAATTCGCGTTGCCGGTGATTTTTCTGCTGCTGATCATGGCGGTATTGAGCACGATGCTCGCAAGTGCGCCGGAATCCGGGCCTACCCGTGACATGCTGACGACCTCGGCGATTTCGCGAACGCAGGATGCCGGGCCGTCCCCTCCCTGACGGGGGCAGCGACACGACCGGGGACAACGTCTGGTGCTGCCTTGAGCAGGTCGCATTCCTGGCGTTTCTGTAAAGCCCCGTCTCCGAGAGATGGGTCTGTGGATATGTCTTGCGTTCCATCCCGGAGTTTCCCATGCGTCTGCCCTTCCTGTTCTTCATGCTCTTTCTGCTCGGCTGCATCCTGAGCATCGTGCTGCTTGACCGGTTCGGATCCGTGCGCATGCAGGACAGCCTGATCGAAGCCGTTCGGCCGGATCGCAATCCCCTGCTTCCACCGCCGAGCCGCTCCTGACGGCCGTCGCCCCTTCGCATGATATTTTGTGATCGACCCATTCCGGATCCTGCTGGATTCTGGAAAAGGTCGAATGAAATCAATGCTGCGTCTTGAAAGCAGGCGGACCGGAGAGGCCCGCCCGCGGCAAGATTTATCTTGACCTCGCCGGTTGTCGGGGCCTTCACTCCCGCCAAACGCAAGGAGACGACGATGCCCGTGAACACCGCACCCCGCACCGCAACCTGGACCTATGTCGAAGGCCAGTGGCTGGAAGGCAATCCGCCGCTCATCGGCCCGACCTCCCATGCGATGTGGCTGGGTTCCACGGTGTTTGACGGCGCGCGCTGGTTTGACGGCCTGTCGCCCGACCTCGACCTGCACTGCCAGCGCGTCAACCGCTCCGCCACCAACATGGGCCTGAAGCCCACCATGGAAGCGGGCGAGATCGAGCGGCTGGCGCTGGAAGGCGTGAAGAAGTTCGACGGCAAGACGGCGATCTACATCAAGCCCATGTACTGGGCCGAGCACGGCACGTCCTTCAGCGTCGTGGCGCCCGACCCGGAATCGACCCGCTTCGCGCTCTGCCTCTTCGAGGCGCCGATGCATGCGGCGAAGCCCTCCTCGCTCACCGTCTCGCCCTATCGCCGCCCCAACCCGGAAGTGGCGATGACGGCTGCCAAGACCGGCAGCCTCTATCCCAACAGCGGCCGCATGATCATCGAGGCCCGCTCGCGCGGCTTCGACAATGCGCTGGCCCGCGACATGAACGGCAATGTCGCCGAAACGGCCTCCTCCAACATCTTCATGGTCAAGGACGGCGTGGTGATGACGCCGGTCGCCAACGGCACCTTCCTCTCCGGCATCACCCGCGCCCGCGTCATCGGCCTCCTGCGCGAGGCGGGCTACGACGTCCGCGAAGTGACCCTGACGGTCGAGGATTTCCGCAATGCCGACGAGATCTTCACCTCCGGCAACTATTCCAAGATCGTGCCGGTGACGAAGCTCGACGACCGCGACCTCCAGGAAGGCCCCGTCGCCCGCAAGGCGCTCGACCTCTACATGGACTGGGCCCGCACCACGGCTGCCTGAGCCTCATCCCGTCTTGCGTCTCGTCCCCACGGCATTAAGAATGCGCCCGAACAGGGCAGGGGACGAGAGTGCAGGCCAAGGTTGAAGCGTTCATCACCCGCTGGCAGGGGCAGGAAGGCGGGCAGGAGAGGGCGAATTATGCGCTCTTCCTGACGGAACTGACCGACCTGCTCGGCCTCCCCCATCCCGATCCCGCCTCCGCCACCACCGAAGGCAACGATTACGTTTTCGAGCGCGTCGTAAAGGAGGTCGCCCGCGACGGCTCCACATCATACAAGCGCATCGATCTCTACAAGAAGGACTGCTTCGTTCTCGAAGCCAAGCAGAGCCGCCTTGCGGGCGAGAAGCAGATTGCCGATGCGCCGCAGCTGCCGGGCATGGAATCCTCGCCCCGCGGGCGCCGCGCCAGCGCCAACCGCTCCTGGGACGTGCTGATGATGAACGCGCGCGCTCAGGCCGAAAACTATGTCCGCCTGCTGCCCGCCTCCCACGAGCCGCCGCCCTTCGTGCTCGTCTGCGATGTCGGCCACGCGATCGAGGTCTATGCCAATTTCCGCCGCGACGGGAAGGCCTATGACCAGTTCCCGGACCGCCGCTCCTTCCGCATCTATCTGGAGGACCTGCGCGACGAGAAGGTCCGCCACCGGCTGAAGGCGATCTGGACCGATCCGGTCTCGCTCGATCCCTCCCGCCATGCCGCAAAGGTGACGCGCGAGATCGCCGCGCGCATCGCCAAGGTCAGCCAGGCGCTGGAGAAATCCGGCTACCCGACGGAAGAGGTGGCCATGTTCCTCATGCGCATGCTCTTCACCATGTTTGCCGAGGATGTGGAGCTCCTGCCGAAGGACTGCTTCAAGGAACTCCTGAAGGATTGTGCGGAAAAGCCCGAAATCTTCCCCGGCATGATGGAAGACCTGTGGCGCGCCATGGATGAGGGTGGCTTCACCGCGACGATCCGCGAGAAGGTGAAGAGGTTCAACGGCGAGTTCTTCAAGAACCGCCGGGCGCTGAAGCTTGCCAGGGAAGAGATCGGCGAGCTTCTGGCCGCCGCCAACCATGACTGGAAGGATGTCGAGCCGGCGATCTTCGGCACCTTCCTGGAACAGGCGCTCGATCCTGCCGACCGCCGCAAGCTCGGCGCCCATTACACGCCGCGCGCCTATGTCGAGCGGCTGGTCATCGCCACCGTCATCGATCCGCTGCGTGCCGAGTGGGATGCCGCCCGCTCCACCGCCGACCGGCAGAAATCGGAAGGCAAGGCGGAAGCGGCGATCCGCACCGTGCGCGCCTTCCACGAAAAACTCTGCGAAACCCGCGTGCTCGACCCGGCCTGCGGCACCGGCAACTTCCTCTATGTCTCGCTGGAACTGATGAAGCGGCTGGAAGGCGAGGTGCTGGAAGCGCTCGTCAATCTCGGCGGGCAGGAAGGACTGGCGCTCGAAAGCCACACGGTGGACCCCCACCAGTTCTTAGGCATCGAAGTTAATCCGCGCGCCGCGGCCATCGCCGAACTCGTGCTCTGGATCGGCCACCTGCAATGGCATTTCCGCAACCGGGGCGTCGCCCCCTCCGAGCCGATCCTGAAGGCGTTCAAAAACATCCAGAACATGGATGCGGTCTTGA from Pseudorhizobium banfieldiae encodes the following:
- a CDS encoding helicase HerA-like C-terminal domain-containing protein; the protein is MIEEGKLFLGGSRNPDDSFNNPEYLELKFGNRHGLITGATGTGKTVTLQILAESFSNAGVPVFCSDIKGDLSGIAAAGEEKDFLLKRAEQIQFSDYEFAASPVIFLDLYGEKGHRVRSTVAEMGPLLLARLMNATEAQEGVLNIAFKIADEGGMALLDLKDLQALLNYMGEHAGEISTRYGFVSKASVGSLQRALLVLEQQGAEYFFGEPALDIRDLMRTTQDGRGMISVLAADKLMNNPRLYATFLLWLLSELFEELPEIGDPDKPRLVFFFDEAHLLFDEAPKVLIERVEQVVRLIRSKGVGVYFVTQNPLDVPEAVLAQLGNRVQHALRAYTPREQKAVKTAADTFRTNPAFDTQEAITALGTGEALVSTLEGKGAPSMVERTLIRPPSSRIGPLTDAERRDIINRSPIAGQYDRDIDRESAYEILMERAEKAAKAEAAQREEEERETESAAGRWSLPGFGDEPAGKPAGKRTSTRQRETVVEAAMKSAARSVASSLGRAIVRGILGSLKR
- a CDS encoding YihY/virulence factor BrkB family protein; the encoded protein is MQEDVMEAERREPGRGREAETPQQIPAKGMKDVFWRLYAAINEDRVMLVAAGVTYYLLLALFPAMAALVSLYGFFASPSQIAERIQFLGAVMPADALNIFLEQLRSLASQDSSSLSLGLIAGLGIALWSTNNGMKALFQAMNVAYEEEEKRSFLKLTGISLLFTLGTLILVVVLIVAVGVVPAVLSFLSLGSWAETLINTLRWPVLLLIIMAGITLLYRYGPSREDARLRWLSWGVIFATVSWLLAAVAVSFYLSNFADYNATYGTLGALIGFMVWTWVSVIILIIGAELNAELEHQTAQDSTTGPEQPMGKRGAYMADHVGKASS
- a CDS encoding DUF2780 domain-containing protein, with amino-acid sequence MNELVTRVADNVGITPDTAEKAVGMMLGFLQREADDGAVARMIEAIPGAPELVAKFNGEGQGGGGLLGGLMASFGGGVMALGQQLMGLGLGMGEITSLAKETIKVAREHAGDETVDTVVASVPGLSQFV
- a CDS encoding aldo/keto reductase, with the translated sequence MHSVSANGANIPALGFGTFRMPEEDVHRILPEALRIGFRHVDTAQIYKNEAAVGDVLHSSGIPRADIFLTTKVWVDRVGHDAFITSVDESLAKLKTDYVNLLLLHWPQSEMPLTDRIGALNELRRAGKVRNIGISNFSTALMAEAIRLSDAPIVTNQIEYHPYLDQTKVIGEARKTGMSITAYYLMADSKVPHDPALRDIGARHGKTAAQVALRWAVQQKDVIALSKTATESRLRENFDIFDFALGDGEMAEIHKLARPDGRIVNPGHLAPEWD
- a CDS encoding exopolysaccharide biosynthesis protein, with amino-acid sequence MTTRSTTDQVDAGPTSGGGQAGEGLSHLVQSLSHLGKRHDKVSVHQIREEIGERSFGPFLVIPSLIELSPVGGIPGVPTALAAIVSLFSLQIAFGMKHLWLPDFVENRKMPGDKLKDGLNFLRPPARWIDKVLKPRLRWITRPPAIQVIAAACLLLAAAVPPLELIPFGSTLPMGAIGLFGLALMVRDGLLAFLAAILAGGTIYMLYRLVL
- a CDS encoding phospholipase D-like domain-containing protein, whose amino-acid sequence is MASILAEGESCWRVARADRFSVIVDAADFFRYAKQAMLKAKRSIYLIGWDFDTRIRLEPGNPEAQRPDKLGRFLNSLARRNEEIDIRILKWDVGLIASLTRGETPFYILRWLFNSRIHLKLDGAHPALSAHHMKLLVVDDKVAFCGGIDMTIGRWDTRDHKEKDPARRSPFGFAEDPWHDATSCCSGPAAAALADLARQRWQLATGEELPKPENPDQSWDPWPDDLPVEYREVDVGIARTAPEYGERKQVVEIETAKLAIIAAARKTLYIESQYFASRRIAEAIAKRLREPDGPEVVLINPKGADGWLEAKAMDSARVRLMKLVHEADIHDRFRIYHPVNAAGTPIYVHAKLMIADNRILKIGSANLNNRSMGYDTECDLILEAGEDQPDLHAAILEERNALLAEHLGRPIEEVEAGLQRADGSLIRAIEILNRESGRGLRPIPMRELTPDEELMAESDLADPERPAGLRYRTPKLLRRKFPRTALLHAEHSEAR
- a CDS encoding branched-chain amino acid aminotransferase, with the translated sequence MPVNTAPRTATWTYVEGQWLEGNPPLIGPTSHAMWLGSTVFDGARWFDGLSPDLDLHCQRVNRSATNMGLKPTMEAGEIERLALEGVKKFDGKTAIYIKPMYWAEHGTSFSVVAPDPESTRFALCLFEAPMHAAKPSSLTVSPYRRPNPEVAMTAAKTGSLYPNSGRMIIEARSRGFDNALARDMNGNVAETASSNIFMVKDGVVMTPVANGTFLSGITRARVIGLLREAGYDVREVTLTVEDFRNADEIFTSGNYSKIVPVTKLDDRDLQEGPVARKALDLYMDWARTTAA
- a CDS encoding type IIL restriction-modification enzyme MmeI, which encodes MQAKVEAFITRWQGQEGGQERANYALFLTELTDLLGLPHPDPASATTEGNDYVFERVVKEVARDGSTSYKRIDLYKKDCFVLEAKQSRLAGEKQIADAPQLPGMESSPRGRRASANRSWDVLMMNARAQAENYVRLLPASHEPPPFVLVCDVGHAIEVYANFRRDGKAYDQFPDRRSFRIYLEDLRDEKVRHRLKAIWTDPVSLDPSRHAAKVTREIAARIAKVSQALEKSGYPTEEVAMFLMRMLFTMFAEDVELLPKDCFKELLKDCAEKPEIFPGMMEDLWRAMDEGGFTATIREKVKRFNGEFFKNRRALKLAREEIGELLAAANHDWKDVEPAIFGTFLEQALDPADRRKLGAHYTPRAYVERLVIATVIDPLRAEWDAARSTADRQKSEGKAEAAIRTVRAFHEKLCETRVLDPACGTGNFLYVSLELMKRLEGEVLEALVNLGGQEGLALESHTVDPHQFLGIEVNPRAAAIAELVLWIGHLQWHFRNRGVAPSEPILKAFKNIQNMDAVLKWDGYPVPKVVDGVETYPNPRRPDWPKADYIVGNPPFVSNRKMRSLLGDGYVDALKLAYPEFN